From the genome of Rhizobacter sp. AJA081-3:
CCTTCAAGCGCTGCACGGCGGTGTCGGAGTTGAGGTAGCTGCCGGCCGCACGCTGCGCGATCACCGCGGCGCCCGCTGCCTTGAAGGCCTGCAGGCCGTAGATGTGGTCGGCGTGGTAGTGGGTGACGATCACGTGGCGCACCGGCAGCGGGGTGATGCGGCGGATCTGCGCCAGCAGCTCCTCGGCGAGCGCGGGCGAGCCCAGCGCATCGATCACCACCACGCTGTCGCCGGTGACCACGAAGCCGGCGTTGGAGATGTAGTTTCGGTTGGCCGACGAGCCCAGGGCCGAACTGCCCTGCACCATCCACGCGCTTGGCGCCACCGGCACGGGCACCGGCGTGTCCTGCGCGCGGGCCGGCGCGGCGAGCAGCAGCACGACGGACATCAAGCAGGCAGCCAGGGTTTTCACGATCGCGGACGACGGCAAGCAACAGTACATTCGCATTGAGTGATATTTGAATCCCGCAGAAGCGTCTTTGGCAAGTGCATAAACCCGCAGGGTGCAGCGGGCCGAGCTTGGACCACAATTCGCGCCACCCACCCGCCGAGGAGACTCCCGATGCCTGTCCGACTGACCCTGGCCGCTGCCTTGCTGGCGCTGGCCGCTCCCTGGGCACAGGCCCAGGATGCCCACCTGGCGCGCAACCTGGCCGCCACCTGCGCCAACTGCCACGGCACCAACGGCAACGTGCGCGGCAAGGACGTCAAGCCGCTGGCTGGCGTGGCCGCCGAGAAGATCCTCGCGCAGATCGCCGACTTCAAGAGCGGCGCGCAGCCCGCGACGATCATGCATCAGATCAGCAAGGGCTACACCGACGAGCAGCTCAAGTTGATCGCCGCGTATTTCGCCGCACAGAAACCCGCCCCCTGAGGAGCCGCGCCATGAATGCAACGATGTTCTCGCGCCGGCGTCTGCTCGGCACCGGCGCCGCTCTGGGCGCACTCTCGCTGGCCGGCTGCGCCACCACCGGCGGCCCGTCGATCGGCCGTGTCGTGGTGGTCGGCGGCGGCTTCGGCGGCAGCACCGCCGCACGCTACCTGCGCCTGTGGGGTGGCAACGTCGACGTGACGCTGGTGGAGCGCAATGCCAGCTTCGTATCGTGCCCGATCTCCAACCTGGTGGTCGGCGGCTACAAGCAGATCGGCGAGATCACCCGCGGCTACGACGGCCTGAAGGCCGCCGGCGTGAAGGTGGTGCAGGGCGAAGTGGTCGCGATCGACGCCGCCGGCAAGTCCGTGCGTCTGGCCGACGGCAGCACGCTGCCCTACGACAGGCTGATCGTTTCGCCCGGTGTCGACTTCATGACCGAGTCCGTGGGCGGGCTGGCCACGACGGCGGCGCAATCGAAGATCCTGCACGGCTGGAAGGCCGGGCCGCAGACGGTGGCGCTGCGCCAGCAGCTCGAATCGATGCGCGACGGCGGCGTGTTCGCGATCTCCATTCCGAAGGTGCCCTACCGCTGCCCGCCCGGGCCCTACGAGCGCGCCTGCCTGGTCGCTTCGTACCTGAAGCAGGCCAAGCCGAAGTCGAAGGTGCTGGTGCTCGACGCCAACCCCGAAGTGCAGTCGAAGAAGGCATTGTTCGAGAAGGCCTTCAAGGAGCGTTACGACGGCATCCTCGAATACCGGCCGAATGCCGAGCTGAAGGAAGTCGATGCCAACAGCGGCACGGCCCGCCTCGAGTTCGAGGACGTGAAGGCCGACGTGCTCAACGTGATCCCGCCGCAACGCGCTGGTGACATCGCCAAGGCGGCCGGCCTGGTCAACGTCAACAATCGCTGGGTCGGCGTGAACTGGCTGACCATGGAGTCCACCGCGGTGCCCGGCGTGCACGTGCTCGGAGACGCCACCTTCCCGGCGCCGACCATGCCCAAGTCGGGCCACATGGCCAACCAGCATGCCAAGGTGGCGGCGGCGGCGATCATCCAGCTGCTCAGGGGCGAGGCGGTCAACGCCACGCCGGTGGTGATGAACACCTGCTACAGCTTCGTGACCGGCCGCGACGTGATCCACGTGGCCTCGGTGCACCAGTACAACGCCGAGCAGAAGACCTTCCTGCCGGTGCAGGGCTCGGGCGGCGTCTCGGCCGCCGCCAACCAGGTGGAAGGGCGCTACGCGCTCTCCTGGGCAGACAACATCTGGGCCGATGCCCTCGGTGCCTGATTCGCCGGCGGGCTACTGAAGCCCGCTGACGTAGGAAGACACCGCCTTCAGCTCCAGCTCGGTGAGCTTGGAGGCCACCGAGTGCATCACCGCGTTGTCGTTGGTGCGCTCGCGGCGGCTGAAGGCCTTGAGCTGGTTCTCGACGTACTGCGCATGCTGTCCGCCCAGCCGCGGCATCTTCTCGGTGCCGTGGCCGGCCGCGCCGTGGCAGTCGGCACAAGGAGCCACGCCTGAGAACTGATTGCCACGCTGGTAGATGAAGCGGCCCACCTGCGCGAGATCGGAGTCGGCCACCGCATGCTTGTGCGCGGGCTTCGACTCGAAGTACATGCCCAGCAGCCGGAAGTCGTCGGCCGACAGGTCGGTGACCATCGATTGCATCGTGTCGTTCTTGCGCTTGCCCGCCTTGTAGTCGGCCAGCTGCCGGGCCACGTAGCCCGCGTGCTGGCCAGCCAGGCGCGGGAACACCGGGCTGGAGCTCTCGCCTTCGATACCGTGGCAGATGAAGCACTTGCCTTCGACGATCTCGACGGCGCGTGACAGGTCGGCCGCGCGGGCAGCGGGCAGCGCGGCGGCCAGGGCCAGGGTGAGACAGACAACAGGAAGTCGGCGCATCGCAGGTTCTCGCGTCGGTGGTTCAGGTGAAAGCGCGGCTGCGCGGCACCGGCTGGTCGCCCAGGTGCGGCTGGGCGGCTTCGAGGCCGCGCTGGTCGATGAAACGATCGGTCAGCGCGGCGGCGGCCCACATCGCGCTGAGCGTGACCCAGGACGTGATCGTGAACACCGCGGCGCCCGAGAGGCCGGCGCCGACGGCGCAGCCGCCGGCCGTCATGCCGCCGAAACCCATCAGCACGGCACCGATCAGGTAGCGCCGCATCGACGCGGCGCCCGAGAAGCCCTCGAGCTTCAACTCGCGGAACAGCGCGGCGGCGACGAAGGCGCCGAGAAACACGCCGGGCACCAGGCCGAAGTCGAAGGTCGGCGGCCGGTCGGGCGCGAACAGAACGCGGCTGAGCACCTCGGCCGACGGGCCGGTGAAGCTCAGCGCCTGGATCGGTGCGAGGCCCGCTTCCATCGACGTGGCCGCCACCGCAGCGGTGAACCACCACGCCCCGGCGATGGCCAGGCCGACGGCGCTGGCACCGGCCCAGCCCCAGGGTGCGACCTTCTGGCGGCGAGCCCAGACGATGGCCGCGACCAGCCACACTGCAGCGAAGATCAGCGCGCCGCCGCGCCCCAGGCCGGTGAGCACGGTGAGGTCGCGCGAGGCGCCGCCTTCCAC
Proteins encoded in this window:
- a CDS encoding c-type cytochrome; protein product: MPVRLTLAAALLALAAPWAQAQDAHLARNLAATCANCHGTNGNVRGKDVKPLAGVAAEKILAQIADFKSGAQPATIMHQISKGYTDEQLKLIAAYFAAQKPAP
- a CDS encoding NAD(P)/FAD-dependent oxidoreductase yields the protein MNATMFSRRRLLGTGAALGALSLAGCATTGGPSIGRVVVVGGGFGGSTAARYLRLWGGNVDVTLVERNASFVSCPISNLVVGGYKQIGEITRGYDGLKAAGVKVVQGEVVAIDAAGKSVRLADGSTLPYDRLIVSPGVDFMTESVGGLATTAAQSKILHGWKAGPQTVALRQQLESMRDGGVFAISIPKVPYRCPPGPYERACLVASYLKQAKPKSKVLVLDANPEVQSKKALFEKAFKERYDGILEYRPNAELKEVDANSGTARLEFEDVKADVLNVIPPQRAGDIAKAAGLVNVNNRWVGVNWLTMESTAVPGVHVLGDATFPAPTMPKSGHMANQHAKVAAAAIIQLLRGEAVNATPVVMNTCYSFVTGRDVIHVASVHQYNAEQKTFLPVQGSGGVSAAANQVEGRYALSWADNIWADALGA
- a CDS encoding c-type cytochrome, with protein sequence MRRLPVVCLTLALAAALPAARAADLSRAVEIVEGKCFICHGIEGESSSPVFPRLAGQHAGYVARQLADYKAGKRKNDTMQSMVTDLSADDFRLLGMYFESKPAHKHAVADSDLAQVGRFIYQRGNQFSGVAPCADCHGAAGHGTEKMPRLGGQHAQYVENQLKAFSRRERTNDNAVMHSVASKLTELELKAVSSYVSGLQ
- a CDS encoding YeeE/YedE family protein; protein product: MSLEALLDRFGQAPLLAAGGLLIGFVFGFFAQRSRFCLRSAVIEFARGMPGGKLTVWLFAFAIALLATQSLIAFGAMDVSTARQLAARGSLSGAAIGGALFGIGMILARGCSSRLLVLAAQGNLRSVLSGLVFAVTAQAAWQGALAPWREHISSWWTVEGGASRDLTVLTGLGRGGALIFAAVWLVAAIVWARRQKVAPWGWAGASAVGLAIAGAWWFTAAVAATSMEAGLAPIQALSFTGPSAEVLSRVLFAPDRPPTFDFGLVPGVFLGAFVAAALFRELKLEGFSGAASMRRYLIGAVLMGFGGMTAGGCAVGAGLSGAAVFTITSWVTLSAMWAAAALTDRFIDQRGLEAAQPHLGDQPVPRSRAFT